One Stenotrophomonas oahuensis genomic region harbors:
- the ppk2 gene encoding polyphosphate kinase 2, with translation MSKLKRKEYEALLEPLQLELARMARWVQHSGQRVLVLFEGRDTAGKGGAIQAIAEHLNPRQCRVVALPKPTERESTQWYFQRYVTHLPAAGEIVLMDRSWYNRAGVEHVMGYCTEPQYRAFLAQTPVFEQLLVDDGILLFKYWLTVDQEQQEKRFAERHVDPLKGWKLSPVDLKSRSKYTAYTEAREAMLRATHRDAAPWTLVDFDDQKRGRLTLIRNLLDRLPDTHVDEPIPELPPLKGKLHEEHFGALKPIEAFPIGD, from the coding sequence ATGAGCAAGCTCAAGCGCAAGGAGTACGAGGCCCTGCTGGAACCGCTGCAGCTGGAACTGGCGCGGATGGCGCGCTGGGTCCAGCACAGCGGGCAGCGCGTGCTGGTGTTGTTCGAAGGACGTGACACCGCCGGCAAAGGCGGCGCGATCCAGGCCATCGCCGAACATCTCAACCCACGCCAATGCCGGGTGGTGGCGCTTCCCAAGCCGACCGAGCGCGAGAGCACGCAGTGGTACTTCCAGCGCTATGTCACCCACCTGCCCGCCGCCGGTGAGATCGTGCTGATGGACCGCAGCTGGTACAACCGCGCCGGCGTTGAACACGTGATGGGCTACTGCACCGAACCACAGTACCGGGCTTTCCTGGCGCAGACCCCGGTGTTCGAGCAGCTGCTGGTGGACGACGGCATCCTGTTGTTCAAGTACTGGCTCACGGTGGACCAGGAGCAGCAGGAAAAGCGCTTTGCCGAGCGCCACGTGGACCCGCTCAAGGGCTGGAAGCTGTCGCCGGTGGATCTGAAGTCACGCAGCAAATACACCGCGTACACCGAAGCGCGTGAAGCCATGCTGCGCGCCACGCACCGGGATGCGGCACCGTGGACGCTGGTGGACTTCGACGACCAGAAGCGTGGTCGTTTGACCTTGATCCGCAATCTGCTGGACCGGCTGCCCGACACCCATGTGGACGAGCCGATCCCGGAGCTGCCGCCGCTGAAGGGGAAGCTGCATGAAGAGCATTTTGGGGCGCTGAAGCCGATCGAGGCATTCCCGATCGGAGATTGA